In Bacillota bacterium, the following are encoded in one genomic region:
- a CDS encoding STAS domain-containing protein, which yields MKYELTQNSGGLSVVLNGEIDHHNIGPVREAVDKAVASQHPQVVELNFKGVEFMDSSGFGFIMGRYKSVSALGGRVEVTNCNKRIKKMLEMSGAGKYVKID from the coding sequence TTGAAATACGAATTAACGCAAAACAGCGGCGGGCTTTCAGTTGTTTTAAACGGCGAAATAGATCACCACAATATTGGGCCTGTCCGCGAAGCGGTCGATAAAGCGGTTGCTTCACAGCATCCGCAGGTTGTAGAACTTAATTTTAAGGGTGTGGAATTCATGGACAGCTCAGGTTTTGGTTTTATTATGGGAAGATATAAGTCTGTTTCCGCATTGGGCGGAAGGGTTGAAGTCACAAACTGCAACAAACGCATCAAAAAGATGCTTGAGATGTCGGGCGCCGGCAAGTATGTAAAGATCGATTAG
- the spoIIAB gene encoding anti-sigma F factor yields the protein MRCVNEIKLQFPSKSVNEGYARVAAAALIAQLDPTFDELADIKTAVSEAVTNCIVHAYAGASGKIMMQVRLFDDNRVVIIIKDWGRGIDDIKKAMEPCYTTSAEEERSGMGFTIMETFMDKLRVTSKPGRGTRVVMEKYISNKNI from the coding sequence ATGAGATGTGTAAACGAGATCAAACTTCAGTTTCCGTCAAAGTCTGTGAACGAGGGGTATGCAAGGGTCGCCGCGGCGGCGCTTATCGCACAGCTGGACCCTACCTTTGACGAACTTGCCGATATCAAAACGGCGGTTTCTGAGGCAGTCACAAACTGCATAGTCCACGCATACGCGGGGGCAAGCGGAAAGATTATGATGCAGGTAAGGCTTTTTGATGACAACAGAGTTGTAATAATCATCAAAGACTGGGGCCGCGGCATTGACGACATTAAAAAGGCGATGGAGCCATGCTATACGACCTCTGCAGAAGAGGAACGTTCCGGAATGGGGTTTACCATCATGGAGACGTTTATGGACAAGCTCCGAGTGACATCCAAACCCGGCAGAGGCACGAGAGTTGTCATGGAAAAGTACATATCAAACAAGAATATATGA